DNA from Rubripirellula lacrimiformis:
CTGAGGATCCGGCGCAGTGGAACGCGCGATCCGAATGGTTGCGGCGGCAAGTTTTGGTTTCGACCGGTTTGTGGCCGATGCCCGAGAAACCACCGATCAAGGCGAACATCTATGGCAAAACAGTTCGTGATGGATTCACGGTCGAAAAAGTATCCTTCGAAAGCCTGCCGGGACACTACGTCACCGGACTGTTGTTTCGGCCCAGCGAGCCAAGCGACGCGAAGCTTCCCGGTGTGCTGTCGCCACACGGGCACGGCGGACGCAATCAAGCACTTTCGGACGACGCACTTGCCGCTCAGATCGCCAGCGGCAGCGAACACTTCGTCCGGTCGGGTCGAAATCCCAAGTTGGCCCGCTGCGCTCAACTCGCTCGAATGGGCTGCGTCACGTTCATCTTTGACATGCTGGGCTATGAAGATTCCGTCCAAATCGATTTCGAGACCGCGCATCGTCATGCCGATGCACGTCCCGAAGAAAAAGCCGATGGCGACGATTCCTGGGTCTTCTATAGCCCCGAAGCTGACTTGCGTTTGCAGTCGATCATGGGACTGCAAACCTGGAACGCGATTCGAGCACTGGATTTTCTGGCGTCGCTCCCCGACGTCGATGCCGATCGCTTGGCCGTGACCGGCGGCAGTGGTGGTGGAACCCAGTCCATCTTGTTGGGTGCGATTGACCCACGCATCAAGGTCTCGTTCCCCAACGGGATGGTGTCGACGTCGATGCAGGGCGGTTGTTACTGCGAAAACTGCAACCTGCTGCGAATCGGCACGGGCAATGTCGAATTGGCGGCGTTGTTTGCACCGCGTCCACAAGCGATGACGGCGGCCGACGACTGGACCAAGGACATGATGCACGATGGCTATCCCGAACTGAAATCGTTGTACGCCATGATCGGCAATGCCGACGACGTTTACTGTCGCCCGATGCTGCACTTCAAACACAACTACAACTACGTCACCCGGGCGACGATGTATCAGTGGATGAATCGTCATCTGGAACTGGGTTTGGACATTCCGGTCATCGAGCAGGATTTCGAACCCCTTAGCAAATCCGAAATGACGGTCTGGGACGACCAACACCCCGCTCCCAGCGAAGTGGGAATCCCGCACGAACAATCGGTTTGCCGATGGCTGGACGATGCGTCCAACCAAATCCTGGCACTGGACCAACCGCTGAGCGAAGACAAGCTGAAATCGTTCCGCACCGTGGTCGGCGGTGCCTGGCAAACGATGATGGACGTGGACGCAGAATCCGCGACCCAACCCGATGGGATCGAGTACACCGAAATCGCCGCTCGTGGCGACGAGAAGCGAAAATGGACGTTGGGATTGGTCCGCAATACCAGTGACGGCAGCGAGTTGCCGCTGATCACCGTCGTTGATGCTGGTGGACCTGATGCTGCCAAGGGCATCGTCGTCTGGGCATCCGGCGATGGAAAAGAATCGGTTTGGACGCAAACGAAGTCGCCCCAATCACCGCTGAATCAACTGATCCGGGCGGGGTACACCGTGATGATTCCAGACGTTCTAGGGCAGGGCGAATTCCGAAACGCAGACCAGAGTGCGGACCAGCAACGAGTGATTGACGATCCGCGATCCTATTCGGCGTTCACCTTTGGATACAACCCAACCCTGGCTGCATCGCGTTGCAACGACCTTCTTGCGATCGTGACGCACGCACGCGATCAACGCCCCGCGCAAGTGACTTTGATCGCGACCGAGGGCAGCGCTGCCTGGGCGGCGCCCGCCGCAGCGATCGCTGGTGACGCGATCGACCACGCGGTGATCGACACCGACGGGTTCCGGTTCGCGTCGATCACCAACTATCGCGACCCGAACTTTGTGCCGGGTTCGGTGAAGTATGGTGACCTGCCGGCCATCTTGGCGCTGCGATCTCCCCACTCGCTAACCGTCCTTGGCGAGCCCTCGCTACCGACGATCGTTCACGATGCATTCGGTTCAGCCGACACCAGCAGCGAATCGACCATCAACGACGAGATCAACGCGTTGTTGGATTGAACTAGAATGTCTGCCTCCCGCCGAACGGTTCCCACCGCACATCCCCCCCCGAGTTCTTCATGAACGTTTCTGCAGCATTGTTTCGCACCTTGGTCGTTTTGATCATCACCGGCCAATCGGTCGCCTGCGGTGACTTCCCCGAACTGTTCAACACGGAACCTCTTTCCGACGAAACGTTGATGTCGGCGGACGAAGCCGCGGCAAAGATGAAACTGCCCGCCGGGTTTCGCGCAACCGCGTTCGCCGCCGAACCGGATGTGCAGAATCCCATCGCCATGAGCTGGGATTCGAAAGGCCGGTTGTGGATTGCCGAAAACTACACCTACGCCCAACCAAGCGAACGGTTTCAGTTGGACCTGCGTGATCGCGTCATCATCTTGGACGGCGCCGACGGTGATCAGGTCAAGACACGAACCGTGTTCACCGACAATGTCCAAATGCTGACCGGATTGGAAGTGGGCCGGGATGGTGTGTGGCTGATGTGTCCGCCCAAATTGTTGTTTATCCCTGACCGCGATCACGACGATGTGCCGGACAATGCGGGCGAAGTCGTCTTGGACGGATTCGAAGTTGCCCAGGCGAACTACCACAATTTCGCCAATGGACTGAAGTTCGGTCCCGACGGTTGGCTGTACGGTCGCTGTGGCGGATCCTGTCCCGGACGGATCGGCAAACCGGGCGCTGCGGATCACCAACGACTGGCCATGGAAGGGGGCATTTGGCGATATCACCCCGACACCGGCCAGACCGAAGTGCTAACCACCGGCACCACCAACCCTTGGGGACACGACTGGGACGAATTCGGCGAGATGTTCTTCGTCAACACGGTCAACGGACACCTGTGGCACATGATTCCGGGCGCCCACTTCGTGCGTCCCTTCACGTTGGACCCGAATCCGCGGACCTATGAACTGATCGATTTCCATGCCGATCACTGGCACTTTGACACCACCGGCGCGTGGAACCAGTCGCGTGATGGCGTGGCCAAT
Protein-coding regions in this window:
- a CDS encoding alpha/beta hydrolase family protein, yielding MNRSFGIILTVCCSLVAGVVTWADNPAQDHSDHRVLPTNQRPSDARLGELKTLNGHFPMSVPEDPAQWNARSEWLRRQVLVSTGLWPMPEKPPIKANIYGKTVRDGFTVEKVSFESLPGHYVTGLLFRPSEPSDAKLPGVLSPHGHGGRNQALSDDALAAQIASGSEHFVRSGRNPKLARCAQLARMGCVTFIFDMLGYEDSVQIDFETAHRHADARPEEKADGDDSWVFYSPEADLRLQSIMGLQTWNAIRALDFLASLPDVDADRLAVTGGSGGGTQSILLGAIDPRIKVSFPNGMVSTSMQGGCYCENCNLLRIGTGNVELAALFAPRPQAMTAADDWTKDMMHDGYPELKSLYAMIGNADDVYCRPMLHFKHNYNYVTRATMYQWMNRHLELGLDIPVIEQDFEPLSKSEMTVWDDQHPAPSEVGIPHEQSVCRWLDDASNQILALDQPLSEDKLKSFRTVVGGAWQTMMDVDAESATQPDGIEYTEIAARGDEKRKWTLGLVRNTSDGSELPLITVVDAGGPDAAKGIVVWASGDGKESVWTQTKSPQSPLNQLIRAGYTVMIPDVLGQGEFRNADQSADQQRVIDDPRSYSAFTFGYNPTLAASRCNDLLAIVTHARDQRPAQVTLIATEGSAAWAAPAAAIAGDAIDHAVIDTDGFRFASITNYRDPNFVPGSVKYGDLPAILALRSPHSLTVLGEPSLPTIVHDAFGSADTSSESTINDEINALLD